One Plasmodium coatneyi strain Hackeri chromosome 14, complete sequence genomic window carries:
- a CDS encoding CAMP-dependent protein kinase regulatory subunit produces MISEKRQGKGIPSEQNASTMNDKDIQKQFEKYEESVKRNSKKNILSDKSKGSIDGGKSNLSSSSSMNKREDGESQYKAGQNDAQEVNQLSGMNQLPSSAAKKILINEDYSSDGDETDCLSEVDKKEMELNESDMVKLSVSQGKRMSVSAEAYGEWNKKKLNFIPKVYKKDESEKEKIREALNDSFLFNHLNKNEMETIVNAFFDKNVEKNVNIINEGEEGDLLYVIDEGEVEIYKMKENKKEVLTILKSKDVFGELALLYNSKRAATAKALTKCHLWALDRESFTYIIKDNVAKKRKMYEDFLTHISILKDMDPYERSKVADSLKTKTFSDEEIIIKEGEPGDTFYIIIEGNALAIKGKTVIKTYSKGDYFGELALLKNKPRAATVKAKDSCQVVYLDRKSFKRLLGPIEEILHRNVENYRKVLKQFGLDTACIEGN; encoded by the exons ATGATAAGCGAAAA GAGACAAGGGAAAGGAATTCCTTCCGAACAAAACGCATCAACCATGAATGACAAAGATATACAAAAGCAATTCGAAAAGTATGAAGAGAGTGTAAAGCGgaacagcaaaaaaaatatcctgAGCGATAAATCCAAGGGCAGCATCGATGGAGGGAAAAGCAATTTGTCCAGTTCCTCGTCAAtgaataaaagggaagatggGGAATCTCAATATAAGGCAGGGCAGAATGATGCCCAAGAGGTGAATCAGCTCTCTGGCATGAATCAGTTGCCTTCCTCTGCAGCGAAGAAAATACTCATAA ACGAGGACTACTCCAGCGACGGAGACGAGACGGACTGCCTGAGCGAAGTAGACAAGAAAGAAATGGAGCTGAACGAATCGGACATGGTAAAGCTGAGCGTCAGCCAAGGCAAGCGCATGTCAGTAAGTGCAGAGGCATACGGagaatggaacaaaaaaaaactcaatTTTATCCCAAAAGTGtacaaaaaggatgaaagcgaaaaagaaaaaataagagaagCGTTAAATGACTCCTTCCTATTTAATCActtaaataaaaacgaaatggAAACCATCGTAAACGCCTTCTTCgataaaaatgtggaaaaaaatgtaaacataataaatgaaggagaggaaggagATCTGCTCTACGTAATCGATGAAGGAGAAGTcgaaatttataaaatgaaggaaaacaaaaaggaagtattAACTATTTTAAAGTCCAAGGATGTGTTTGGAGAATTGGCTCTACTGTATAATTCAAAAAGGGCTGCCACTGCTAAGGCCTTAACCAAGTGTCACTTGTGGGCACTAGATAGGGAATCATTTACCTACATAATAAAAGACAATGTcgcaaaaaagagaaaaatgtacGAAGATTTTCTCACACATATTTCTATTCTGAAAGATATGGATCCGTATGAAAGGTCCAAAGTTGCTGATTCTCTGAAGACGAAAACATTTTCTgatgaagaaattattattaaggAAGGGGAACCTGGAGATACTTTCTACATAATTATTGAGGGAAACGCTTTGGCCATAAAAGGTAAGACTGTTATTAAGACGTATAGTAAGGGAGACTATTTTGGAGAGCTAGCCCTTTTGAAAAACAAACCCAGGGCCGCTACTGTTAAGGCGAAAGATTCCTGCCAGGTCGTTTACCTAGACAGGAAGAGCTTTAAGAGGCTTCTAGGACCTATTGAAGAAATTCTCCACAGGAATGTTGAAAATTACAGGAAGGTCCTCAAGCAGTTCGGCCTCGACACGGCTTGCATTGAGGGAAACTGA
- a CDS encoding AP2 family: MIGPFQSEHLSCGESLTDNSGQKVNFTPCAAAESGNYLYAVCTSQGSTTDIFNSGILCNSDLSSEERTLYPCRSLSGYSNEEVLYGYSPRRNRQNSMLNRSRKVSNKSRAIYKRTGKKYQRKNLSKNNSISFDVVSQGKKEIGMKSFDEGRFRRLPALDTKKDTFSIPNTEDSAMKNMFLRNVHRTDSPTNGGNISANRNDDLHVVTFKCCVDCIGHARCTNYMTADATAGTEAELPRMEDRNGKDEVNFKADNSNNADLNNKGDTQLSEQKQGNEHKEEMYNCTYENDNPEKGKRECFWKNGGLIDEKEQTDAYNDLVEKSTLHDGKENKLELPVSMQEKSPSDNPPKDGRWRRKRTASNNGSNVSARKNVKKDCKWNTQICPNENSKEHMYIEGFNDQLNNPWRNDEQGHYGKEKQIYVPCSTIEEALESNKIGAPSKWRRNTESIGGCKEHPKEENLINSWNKWNVLSTDVNKNVALCESEGYIPHQEMKEEHAENYQMMEIGITRNEHMCESNLAVPLNHFNAATQGENYYMANKIGTDKTAYPCTNELALSKETQWNRNNYGKVESSIEGLLGRRIWEENFYEGQHITGDISNEHILRADIWQGYSTAGYPVGGNPVENCPVRSHAMEDNPVEAYPLESYPVDIYPVESYPLEIYPLASNWVGSNPLENYPPRWVIKKEQCYSVPEVPVEVEAFAWEAANLSKREELGKQEKQNAHMNTCFLSNMNKEELTLPSKVTNMEAHAKGKINVHSILNNNKCCSCRMKGKIKMEVPDLVVYFTQGATSSKLHTIANIAGNTATGARTSSIIHVPNNDNLTDTLSNKFDLKNHTDMLYFIQGGLRDDRRIVCSHTHMLDPSVSANMLMPGGSASTPLIVPNTHMDTLGAIAYTTRISPNTNVPILMDCAPSRGHGENALVLPGNDVIQANNEAFSVGAINNYYIPYPGWDNYSNFWTQQNFSPYQYPYIKSMWPNEYMSISVENCSGYPYNHPIGVSHFGVLDPKCADNYFYPSWDNSLQRFGANEVCYYNGIRYDGTFNFNGANLFYHNLGFNNCEFSQEGNNFLCTDVFPNYGGNSCVTSTYHNFPSSQALITQGYSYYQNDPQMAISNASYNLKDQYKQNGSNKRDLFSRCSVRGEYYCTPNTNSTRVIPENNFFLIEGNNNSIIGHIRREQMNPEDGTDVIPDVSYQSVPYIHGAAWNGNPHISANNCSSYPVVNLNEGESYSPGAVGKWEVMPHESKNNEGNDDWRTKENTARELEATNVQVSDQERDMGGHLPGDGKGGHTNGIEVKVKRKASSDVQSHYESCNESDDQPDDQPDDLQRIAVSSPHNTPTPKNDECVHANGKIGEANSLNYYRTKCTREGTNNYNKQGVENLSTDRGNSIINRDIRYEVCFLENDYKGNCCAALCTNRDDTLARPGSANKILKNISACDRWNSGKERKNLCSYSPNGEREYDACGHWSRIDLPYFSNHHVYKIRYPVDHGYSHSPHSFRGDMVSNWHLSSLGATNQVNLHCADFFRNYVNVNAPESVAHVTGGGSYPRDNFYNLNWYGYAHRLGHSGTLANAVTFNHACWPSYTSHPQHPYDLNYYTYYNHTNEHPLDYQHFPNDKNFGVNWNHSRETFQLCLPHCYANIDYTLEKPFYFLDNYFLAASDEVRNLSVNKINTIETNVSRVTNGIALKDLIQGTNSSEGTNIFRIKSELANEDDISPTNVPISSKCNNTFDIKTSPLHNKTYNLLSISTKCDSLGFNNDDGALVHGGASPTGVNQREKVNTIAVKEEHYGACILEGDSNTFQIGEGNGSKDGAEVNTHAWGEKYFGSCVMENMEKCEDGIKLQKLGSSQMCVPRVKAEEDGNGAESDTACTPLNCAHCKSEGDMYINEGMRDECSIFVKIEINEKGDANNGDVSGYQNKTECTHDDGNIVQHLNGMDAHLENMNCMYTDGEYNYLNEEYFLNNCVNEVNSPNDIWQGRNSLSYADYEEYMEQYSYSHSHMSGMCAHLDEESKEELTDGRNGDSEDNGSHSESVHGSVSRSDSERDSLDDRTNESVPHSTDRPLECENNMYGSEHVSDSLYCTGHIANNSSVIYSDMPADGGNEDAILDETDFDGMNSEQYNGTSPGGINNTDGNIVEGYSYGYLSELLSNYLYCYAHGVSTHSDEDGNQSVIPSCTPENTNGSTQDAENISDEQVDRLSCEYTESDSDGANESDEDTDEEVNSENPTDEKGSVCMPNVGSVNNTSTGNTIITNIGSESRANTTSSTRTTENSRSTNDGDNSPNRVNRIKSEITTCSVNDTQKEDGCIKQCKGEQMDHTIKIKSEKELKKRGRKRKNANDFTYVQEKEIVKKRYNIQKEVVLTMEEGDLKVIAEEIIKNTRLLPKRGPNGRSTLDSSHPMHSVWKDTYGGNCSWRCRWWENGKRISKNYNIKRYGEEDSLKMAIITKLRNSSPEERILYLNYQREFLNFCYANNWIPKGESDRGEEDQDAAKETTEKDDLLNGEQRSNEVGDMDAQETNKQCDQEKDSEATTSSVPLITCSTNNFSDDASAPLHGHNLRSRNKRTLCTNTGSSKKCRILKCNADDPNIDTVGHHQQGNGTNAINERNAEHALSERSALNAVKAEVEVKLEMM; this comes from the coding sequence ATGATAGGACCTTTCCAATCTGAGCACCTATCCTGTGGAGAAAGTTTGACTGATAATTCGGGGCAGAAGGTAAATTTCACCCCGTGCGCAGCTGCCGAAAGTGGAAACTATCTGTATGCGGTATGCACTTCACAAGGAAGTACTACGGACATCTTTAATTCAGGCATCCTTTGCAATAGTGATCTGTCCAGCGAAGAGAGAACTTTGTATCCGTGTCGTAGTTTAAGTGGATATTCCAACGAAGAAGTACTATATGGTTACTCTCCCAGGAGAAACAGACAGAATTCGATGTTAAATAGGAGCAGAAAAGTGTCGAACAAATCAAGAGccatatataaaagaacaggaaagaaatatcaaaggaaaaatcttAGTAAGAACAATTCCATATCCTTTGATGTTGTCAgccaagggaagaaagaaatcgGCATGAAGAGCTTTGATGAAGGCAGATTCAGACGGCTACCTGCACTTGACACAAAGAAGGATACGTTTTCTATCCCCAACACAGAAGATTCTGCTATGAAGAACATGTTTCTCCGCAATGTCCATAGGACTGACTCCCCTACTAATGGTGGGAACATCAGCGCAAATCGGAACGATGACCTACATGTGGTTACCTTTAAGTGCTGTGTGGATTGTATTGGGCACGCGCGTTGCACGAATTATATGACTGCTGATGCGACTGCCGGAACTGAGGCAGAGCTTCCCCGCATGGAGGACCGAAACGGAAAAGATGAGGTAAACTTCAAGGCTGACAATTCCAACAACGCTGACCTGAATAACAAAGGAGATACACAGCTTAGTGAACAGAAGCAGGGGAACGAgcacaaagaagaaatgtaCAATTGCACATATGAAAATGATAACCcagaaaaaggcaaaagagAATGTTTCTGGAAAAATGGAGGCCTCATagatgaaaaggaacaaacagaTGCATATAATGATCTGGTTGAAAAAAGCACACTGCAtgatggaaaggaaaacaaattggAGCTTCCAGTTAGCATGCAAGAGAAGAGTCCCTCGGATAATCCTCCCAAGGATGGAagatggagaagaaaaagaactgcATCCAATAATGGAAGCAACGTTTCAGCACggaagaatgtaaaaaaggattGCAAATGGAACACACAAATATGTCCAAACGAAAACTCAAAAGAACACATGTACATTGAAGGTTTCAATGATCAGTTGAATAACCCTTGGAGGAACGATGAGCAAGGACACTATgggaaggagaagcaaaTATACGTCCCATGCAGCACGATCGAAGAAGCACTAGAATCTAATAAAATAGGAGCCCCTTCAAAATGGCGCAGAAATACAGAATCAATAGGGGGTTGTAAAGAGCatcctaaggaggaaaatctGATTAATAGCTGGAATAAGTGGAATGTACTCTCCACCgatgtgaacaaaaatgtagctCTTTGTGAAAGCGAAGGATATATTCCTCACCAGGAAATGAAAGAGGAGCATGCAGAGAATTATCAAATGATGGAGATTGGGATAACCAGGAACGAACATATGTGCGAGAGCAATTTAGCTGTTCCACTTAATCATTTTAATGCTGCTACTCAAGGAGAGAATTACTACATGGCGAACAAAATTGGCACGGATAAGACGGCATATCCATGTACTAACGAACTTGCCCTGTCGAAAGAGACACAATGGAATAGGAACAACTATGGAAAGGTGGAATCTTCCATAGAAGGGCttttaggaagaagaatttgggaagaaaatttctaTGAGGGGCAACACATAACGGGTGATATTTCAAACGAACATATTCTGAGGGCAGACATATGGCAGGGGTACTCTACGGCAGGTTACCCGGTAGGGGGCAACCCGGTGGAGAACTGCCCGGTAAGGAGTCACGCGATGGAAGATAACCCTGTTGAGGCCTACCCATTGGAGAGTTACCCTGTGGACATATACCCGGTAGAAAGCTACCCTTTGGAAATATACCCGTTGGCTAGTAACTGGGTAGGTAGTAACCCCCTGGAGAATTACCCCCCTCGTTGggttataaaaaaggagcaatGCTATTCTGTACCTGAAGTACCTGTAGAAGTAGAGGCCTTCGCGTGGGAAGCAGCGAATCTATCGAAGAGAGAAGAGCTGGGAAAgcaagaaaaacaaaatgctCATATGAATACGTGTTTCTTGTcaaatatgaacaaagaGGAGTTAACTCTTCCATCTAAGGTTACAAACATGGAAGCACatgcaaagggaaaaattaatgttCATTCGATTCTTAATAACAACAAATGTTGCAGTTGCagaatgaagggaaaaataaaaatggaagtgCCTGATCTTGTCGTGTACTTTACCCAAGGGGCTACCTCCTCAAAATTGCACACCATCGCGAACATCGCAGGAAATACAGCAACGGGCGCAAGAACGAGTAGTATAATTCATGTCCCGAATAATGACAATCTGACAGATACGCTAAGCAACAAGTTTGACTTGAAGAACCATACGGACATGTTATATTTCATTCAGGGTGGATTGCGCGATGATAGGCGGATAGTTTGTTCTCACACGCACATGTTAGATCCGAGTGTAAGTGCAAATATGCTCATGCCAGGTGGTAGTGCAAGCACACCCCTGATTGTCCcaaacacacacatggaCACCCTAGGAGCTATTGCATACACAACCCGGATTAGTCCAAACACAAACGTGCCCATTCTAATGGATTGTGCACCATCACGGGGTCATGGCGAAAATGCACTTGTGCTTCCAGGTAATGACGTGATACAAGCTAATAACGAAGCATTCAGCGTAGGAGCGATTAACAACTATTACATCCCATACCCCGGTTGGGATAATTATTCCAATTTCTGGACACAACAAAATTTTAGTCCATACCAATACCCGTATATTAAAAGTATGTGGCCAAATGAGTACATGAGTATTTCGGTGGAGAATTGCTCAGGCTATCCTTACAACCACCCGATAGGTGTGAGCCATTTCGGGGTGCTCGATCCGAAATGTGCAGacaattatttttatccCAGTTGGGACAATTCGTTGCAACGTTTCGGGGCCAACGAGGTATGCTATTATAATGGGATACGCTACGATGGGACATTCAATTTCAATGGCGCGAACTTGTTCTATCATAACCTGGGGTTCAACAATTGTGAATTCTCCCAGGAGGGGAATAACTTCCTTTGCACCGATGTGTTCCCAAACTATGGTGGTAATTCCTGCGTTACCAGCACGTACCATAACTTCCCCTCCTCCCAAGCGTTAATTACACAAGGTTACAGTTATTACCAAAATGATCCCCAAATGGCAATATCAAATGCTTCATATAACTTAAAGGACCAATACAAGCAAAACGGTAGCAATAAAAGAGATTTGTTTTCCAGGTGTTCAGTCAGAGGCGAATACTATTGCACCCCTAATACAAACAGTACAAGAGTTATCCCAGAAAATAACTTTTTCCTCATCGAAGGGAATAATAATAGCATTATTGGTCACATTAGGAGGGAACAAATGAATCCAGAAGACGGGACGGATGTCATCCCTGATGTTAGTTATCAATCCGTTCCGTATATTCACGGAGCTGCATGGAATGGTAACCCCCATATTTCCGCAAATAATTGTTCAAGCTATCCAGTTGTTAACCTTAACGAAGGGGAAAGTTACAGTCCTGGTGCAGTTGGCAAATGGGAGGTAATGCCCCACGAGAGTAAGAACAACGAAGGCAATGATGATTGGagaacaaaggaaaacacaGCACGAGAATTAGAAGCCACTAATGTCCAAGTGAGCGATCAGGAGCGTGATATGGGGGGACACCTTCCTGGAGATGGAAAAGGGGGGCATACGAATGGTATTGAGGTGaaggtaaaaaggaaggctTCGAGTGATGTCCAAAGTCATTACGAAAGTTGTAATGAAAGTGACGATCAGCCTGACGATCAACCTGACGACCTGCAGAGGATAGCTGTCAGTAGCCCACACAACACCCCCACTCCAAAGAACGACGAATGTGTGCATGCAAACGGGAAAATTGGAGAAGCGAATTCACTAAATTATTACAGAACAAAATGTACTAGAGAAGGTAcaaataattacaacaagCAGGGGGTAGAGAACTTAAGTACGGACAGAGGAAATAGCATCATCAACCGTGACATACGTTATGAAGTTTGCTTTCTGGAGAATGACTACAAAGGCAACTGCTGTGCTGCTTTATGTACCAATCGGGACGACACATTGGCACGTCCAGGAAGCgcaaacaaaattttaaaaaatatatctgcATGTGATAGGTGGAATagtgggaaggaaaggaagaatctGTGTAGTTACAGCCCAAATGGTGAAAGAGAATACGATGCATGCGGTCATTGGAGTAGAATTGATTTACCCTATTTTTCGAATCATCATGTGTACAAAATACGCTACCCTGTGGATCATGGGTACTCACATTCTCCCCATTCGTTCAGAGGGGACATGGTAAGTAACTGGCACTTAAGTAGTCTGGGTGCAACTAATCAGGTTAACTTGCACTGTGCCGATTTTTTCAGGAATTATGTTAATGTGAATGCTCCCGAAAGTGTTGCACACGTCACTGGCGGTGGTAGTTATCCCAGagacaatttttacaatttgaaCTGGTACGGATATGCCCATAGGTTGGGTCATTCCGGTACACTAGCGAACGCAGTTACCTTCAATCATGCGTGTTGGCCTAGTTATACAAGCCATCCTCAACACCCCTACGATTTAAACTACTACACGTATTATAACCACACAAATGAACACCCCCTGGACTACCAACACTTCCcaaatgataaaaatttCGGGGTCAATTGGAACCATTCTAGAGAGACCTTCCAACTATGCTTGCCCCATTGTTACGCCAACATTGACTACACCCTGGAGAagcctttttatttccttgaCAACTATTTCCTTGCTGCGTCAGATGAGGTGAGAAACCTCTCCGTTAACAAGATCAATACGATTGAGACAAATGTGAGTAGGGTAACAAATGGCATTGCTTTAAAGGACTTAATACAGGGTACCAATTCTTCTGAAGGCACAAACATTTTTAGAATAAAGAGCGAACTGGCAAATGAAGATGATATCAGCCCCACTAATGTTCCCATTAGCTCCAAATGTAACAACACATTTGACATAAAGACCAGTCCGCTTCacaataaaacatataaCCTTTTAAGTATTTCCACAAAATGTGATAGCCTTGGTTTTAATAACGATGATGGTGCCCTCGTCCATGGTGGAGCATCCCCCACTGGAGTGAACCAAAGAGAGAAGGTCAATACGATTGctgtgaaggaagaacacTACGGTGCGTGCATTCTTGAAGGGGATAGCAATACCTTTCAAATAGGTGAAGGAAATGGAAGTAAAGACGGGGCGGAAGTCAATACACATgcatggggggaaaaatattttggttcatgtgtaatggagaatatggaaaaatgtgaagacgGAATAAAGCTGCAAAAGTTGGGAAGTAGTCAAATGTGTGTGCCACGCGTGAAGGCGGAAGAGGACGGAAACGGTGCGGAGAGTGATACCGCCTGTACCCCGCTGAACTGCGCACACTGCAAGAGCGAAGGAGATATGTACATtaatgaaggaatgagagaTGAATGTAGCATCTTCGtcaaaatagaaataaatgaaaagggagaCGCTAATAACGGAGACGTAAGTGGCTATCAAAACAAAACTGAGTGCACACATGATGATGGAAATATTGTGCAACACTTAAATGGAATGGATGCAcatttggaaaatatgaattGCATGTACACCGACGGGGAATACAATTACTTGAatgaggaatattttttgaaCAACTGCGTGAATGAAGTGAACTCCCCGAACGATATATGgcaaggaagaaattcttTGAGTTATGCAGACTATGAGGAGTACATGGAACAGTACAGTTACTCCCATTCGCACATGTCTGGGATGTGTGCTCACTTGGACGAAGAGAGCAAAGAGGAGCTCACGGATGGGAGGAATGGCGACAGCGAAGACAATGGTAGTCACAGTGAAAGTGTCCATGGGAGCGTCAGTAGGAGTGACAGCGAAAGGGATAGCCTCGATGATCGCACAAATGAAAGCGTCCCCCACAGCACAGACAGGCCGCTGGAATGCGAAAATAATATGTACGGCAGTGAGCACGTAAGTGATTCCCTATACTGTACAGGCCATATTGCCAATAACAGCAGTGTCATTTATTCCGACATGCCAGCCGATGGAGGAAATGAGGATGCAATTTTAGATGAAACTGATTTCGACGGCATGAATAGTGAACAGTACAATGGTACCTCCCCTGGTGGGATTAACAACACGGATGGCAACATAGTAGAAGGATACTCCTATGGCTACCTTTCTGAGTTATTGAGCAACTACCTATATTGTTACGCACATGGAGTAAGCACCCACTCAGATGAGGACGGAAACCAATCAGTGATCCCAAGTTGCACGCCGGAGAACACAAATGGAAGTACCCAGGATGCAGAAAACATCTCCGATGAACAGGTTGACAGGTTAAGTTGTGAATATACCGAAAGTGACAGTGATGGGGCGAATGAATCGGATGAAGACACGGATGAAGAGGTCAACTCGGAAAACCCTACTGACGAGAAGGGGAGTGTATGTATGCCTAACGTGGGCAGTGTAAACAACACTAGCACGGGCAACACGATTATCACAAACATAGGTAGTGAAAGCAGGGCCAACACAACCAGCAGTACGCGCACGACCGAAAATAGCCGCAGCACTAACGACGGAGACAATTCTCCAAATAGAGTCAACAGAATAAAGAGCGAAATTACCACATGCAGCGTTAATGATACACAGAAAGAGGACGGATGCATCAAGCAATGCAAAGGTGAACAAATGGACCACACAATAAAAATCAAATCGGAAAAagaactgaaaaaaagaggaagaaaaagaaaaaatgcaaatgattttacatatgtacaggaaaaagaaatagtgAAAAAGAGATATAATATACAGAAGGAAGTGGTCCTAACTATGGAAGAAGGGGATCTAAAAGTCATCGCtgaagaaattattaagaaTACTCGTTTGTTACCAAAGAGGGGACCCAACGGTAGGAGTACCCTGGATTCTTCTCATCCCATGCATAGCGTGTGGAAAGACACATACGGGGGGAATTGTTCATGGAGATGCAGATGGTGGGAAAATGGGAAACGAATAAGTAAAAACTATAATATCAAAAGATATGGAGAGGAAGATTCTTTGAAAATGGCTATCATTACAAAGTTGAGAAATAGCTCACCAGAAGAACGCATCCTTTATTTGAATTACCAGAGGGAATTTCTAAATTTCTGCTACGCCAATAATTGGataccaaaaggggaaagcgacaggggggaggaggatCAAGATGCTGCTAAGGAAACAACCGAGAAGGACGACTTGTTGAACGGAGAACAAAGAAGCAATGAAGTAGGGGACATGGATGCACAGGAAACTAACAAGCAATGTGATCAGGAAAAGGATTCAGAAGCAACTACTTCGAGTGTTCCCCTCATTACATGCAGCACAAACAACTTCTCCGATGATGCAAGTGCACCACTCCATGGGCATAACCTCCGAAGTAGAAACAAACGCACTCTTTGCACCAACACAGGAAGTAGCAAGAAGTGCCGAATCCTTAAGTGTAATGCCGACGACCCGAACATCGACACTGTTGGGCACCATCAGCAAGGCAATGGAACAAACGCCATAAACGAAAGAAATGCAGAGCACGCTTTAAGCGAACGGAGCGCGCTAAATGCGGTGAAGGCTGAGGTAGAGGTAAAGTTGGAAATGATGTGA